One part of the Hydra vulgaris chromosome 01, alternate assembly HydraT2T_AEP genome encodes these proteins:
- the LOC136075493 gene encoding uncharacterized protein LOC136075493 translates to MSKVILLLIASYIYLFVEAKIGEIYSFESNNYPQYRIGVRSDATVGIALFSAEEYRIVRALNGRSDSVSFQSVKESNKYLRHQDFILKLHQVDLYSDLFKNDASFIICPNKYYPGYVSLESTNYPGFFLRHQDFTVKLQKEQPQEELFRRDASFRLVQLGISYIGQQYLLQSNNYLRYRIGVRSDDTAAIILNSLDQFRVVKALNGREDSVSLQSVINGLKYLRHQNFILKLNQVDLYSELFKNDASFIMRKNYYYPNYVSFESTNYPRYFLRHQDFTIKLQQEQPFDELFKKDASFSLLSISSILMELY, encoded by the exons atgagcaaaGTAATTCTACTTTTGATTGCCAGTTATATCTATTTATTTGTGgaag CAAAAATTGGAGAAATTTACTCATTTGAATCCAACAACTACCCACAATACCGAATTGGAGTGAGAAGTGATGCAACAGTTGGAATTGCTTTATTCAGCGCAGAGGAATATCGCATCGTTAGag CATTAAACGGACGAAGTGACTCAGTATCTTTTCAGTCGGTTAAGGAAAGCAACAAGTATCTTCGTCATCAAGATTTTATTCTCAAGTTACATCAGGTCGACCTTTACTCTGACCTTTTCAAAAATGATGCTTCATTCATTATTTGCCCTAATAAGTATTATCCTGGCTATGTTTCACTTGAGTCCACAAACTACCCTGGATTTTTTCTTAGACATCAAGACTTTACAGTGAAGCTACAAAAAGAACAACCTCAAGAAGAACTTTTTAGAAGAGATGCAAGTTTTAGACTTGTACAGCTTGGAAttt CATATATCGGACAACAATATTTACTGCAGTCCAATAACTATCTGCGATATCGAATAGGAGTTCGAAGCGATGATACAGCagctattattttaaattctttagatCAATTTCGCGTTGTTAAAG caCTTAACGGGCGAGAAGACTCTGTTTCTCTGCAGTCGGTAATTAATGGCCTTAAGTACCTACGTCATCAAAATTTTATCCTTAAGCTTAACCAAGTAGATCTTTACTCCgagctttttaaaaatgatgcttCTTTTATTATGCGTAAAAATTATTACTACCCAAACTACGTTTCTTTTGAATCTACAAATTATCCTAGATATTTCCTGCGACATCAAGACTTCACCATAAAATTACAACAAGAACAACCGTTTGATgaacttttcaaaaaagatgCTAGCTTTTCGCTTTTATCAATTAGTTCAATTTTGATGGAGTTATATTGA